Proteins from a genomic interval of Pseudophryne corroboree isolate aPseCor3 chromosome 4, aPseCor3.hap2, whole genome shotgun sequence:
- the AKAP12 gene encoding A-kinase anchor protein 12 isoform X1 produces the protein MGAGTSAEQVADKPNEELVEESNDLGEQEQDGQEVEVDVEGDAKLLHKNGKIAVMNGIGDDEVTVEAGILAEDVNGQQEEVLVVDVEQQEPASQILDMEPTENMAVVPNDTPSKDIAREDGQVDTTEATDTTVIEEKESPEQPNESQSNEVGFRKVFSFVGFKFTVKKDKTEKSEPVQLLTVKKDEVEVNGTDNHEEPIDAADVGKTETQKETKDVDLQAESGDGSAEAAESPGETPNETQNKTEEAEVEKDQKSPESPTNTVVTDTSSPFKRFFTQGWAGLRKKTSFKKSKEEDPQEVEKHIKSEEEEKAEVPEALKAEEATEKETTENVPVPDDLSKSASGESKEYFKENIENVAAEEPKPEESSSNEPEETIKSDEGIVTVNTERTSAPESNVLSEIKADADTLEAKYENQKAEEISDASPPPIEEINESLPIKASETEVLESQQPQLTSNTECAELEKSQEVITTEADLLSSQEKAKIQGSPLKKLFSSSGLRKLSGKKRKGKKEDDAKEVTAEPAPVSPESSDAAEGDGGDSSPSSPDEAAETSPTAKELEDAPQNAETEEGTTSDGERKKDGITPWASFKKLVTPKRRPKRPSESDKEDEVEKVKTSTLSSTESAVENCSVENQDETKENVEEQKLEKSTEENKKKVDSSVSWEALICVGSSKKRARKTSDSDEEEIHKSQEENKKIEEVVQTVEIDSDSPITNSQEQQIQESSSPDQANSPTDTDGVSTWQSFKRLVTPRRKSRTRAEDKTEETAVVSIAEQSTSEGEAGKEESWVPFRKLIPGRKKKKSDGKQEHTLNNETGQAVNEAVEDDYDEPAVVPLSEFDAAEQEKLDAQNSLEDSVPNDVFGEQQGSLEKPSEELIHAVTISVIEGERAVTSLEERSPSWISADVTDTFEHAKNTEETVDRIKTEVTVEETIVFSTVSQVMSEAQHTLMNEMELTSEALTALEEAIENSCAEETTEMLSAVSQLGESIVSTEEATPVPEEDASMQNLEEQRKHTDNILHAAAEMAKLSVDALNAGNSSIYIINDVPQNLQYEVKADILELQETPCLQKKIEVTSNEKAIENAAISQMEQTVKTVHSAANEQFVVHTFADEQDKESISISTDEILLLTIEKNGGSLLISAEDQLVKEKLESDDVQGDKWLPSLTREQLEKSLSPIEEPATKQNTDENVTVSTDIHPEEVVPLLKERQVEEYTALVAASTNEDPKIDAQISNVEESTEQVHESDEKKPEHGVFGIIKDLPMNVILASSAEQDKDFLPDIQVQENNDTTLFEMKETVPVLPDGQVKEEAVHMLNALQKEKCILVSTDVQFEESAPVSEELQAKESAPVSAEVHAEERTPVSAVTQAEESSPVSAELQAQESAPVSAEVQAEESTPVPAGVQAEESTLMSAEVQAGVSAPASAEGQVEESAPVSAKVHAEDSAPVSAKVHAEDSAPVSAKVHAEESAPVSAEAHAEESASVSVEVHTKESALVQAKESAPVSAEVQAEESTPVSAEVQAEESAPVSAEVQAKESAPVSAEVQAEESAPVSAEVQAEEIAPVSAEVHAEESAPVQAEESAPESAEVHAEESAPVKDEVQAEESASVSDEVQAEESAPISDEVHAEESAPVSAEVHAEESAPVSDEVQAEESASVSDKVQAKESAAASDYVKAVESAHVSDEVKADESASVSAEVHAEESAPVSDEVQDEESAPVSDEVQAEESAAASDLMKAVESAHVSVQVQAEESSPVSAEFKAEEIAPLSAEVKSEVSSSVSSEVQAKESATVSSEVQAKESAPVAGAMKAEESAPVLADVKTEESAPVPAEVQAQETAPVIDELQTEGNTPAEVPAEQNVPTEIKSEVSVPKVKLEEVLVAAKIQSGEDASAELPAVHSVCEIKITDVPSVNEVQDTESVPFVPVAQTEQSVPCGTEEVYRIKAEVGDLQSVTIVDQLTLGHENIIGVKEELITTTIPEFESLEARSSSEPVTAAAVEEQILAETVKPIATTGDIIELVQFADNTRVECTQENSMGLQTVVESVSQKAAAIVDAAIEAATNCFVVDAKSNGDTLEDATVTENGDITEETAGQSIYIESHSIQNVIEVAIEKAVDIHHDNEVVSVTQRQSQENEPDPEVQENVPVYDPIKVVKTVAYREQQNAEGVDESQKEVFVIRVELQTKGNSKKDITCPNQKNQADCVLKNDDHKPSAVECDLPQGSDLVEPDSAQLVQNTKEESKPCVPSYIQEENIQEISTHTSFSEVHTQEKSQTVES, from the coding sequence TTGAGCAGCAAGAGCCTGCAAGTCAAATTCTGGATATGGAGCCAACCGAAAACATGGCAGTTGTTCCCAATGATACACCTTCAAAAGATATTGCAAGGGAAGATGGGCAGGTTGACACAACAGAAGCCACTGATACAACGGTGATtgaagaaaaagagtcaccagagcAACCCAATGAGAGTCAGTCCAATGAAGTCGGGTTCAGGAAAGTGTTTTCATTTGTCGGCTTCAAATTCACTGTGAAAAAAGACAAGACTGAAAAATCGGAACCCGTGCAACTCCTAACTGTGAAAAAAGATGAAGTTGAAGTAAACGGCACAGACAATCATGAGGAGCCTATTGATGCTGCAGATGTAGGAAAGACTGAAACACAGAAGGAGACCAAAGATGTTGACCTTCAAGCTGAAAGCGGAGATgggtcagcagaagctgctgaaagTCCTGGTGAAACTCCTAATGAGACACAAAATAAAACAGAAGAAGCTGAAGTTGAAAAAGATCAAAAGTCTCCAGAGTCTCCAACAAATACAGTTGTCACTGATACATCCTCCCCATTTAAGAGATTTTTTACTCAAGGATGGGCTGGGCTGAGAAAAAAGACCAGTTTTAAGAAATCAAAGGAGGAAGATCCTCAGGAAGTAGAGAAACACATCAAAAGTGAAGAAGAGGAAAAGGCTGAAGTACCAGAAGCTCTGAAAGCGGAGGAAGCAACTGAAAAAGAAACAACTGAAAACGTGCCTGTACCAGATGACTTAAGCAAATCTGCAAGTGGGGAATCAAAAGAGTAttttaaagaaaatattgaaaatgtAGCTGCAGAAGAACCCAAACCAGAAGAATCTTCATCTAATGAACCTGAAGAGACCATAAAATCAGATGAGGGTATTGTAACAGTAAACACAGAAAGGACATCTGCCCCAGAGTCAAATGTGTTGAGCGAGATAAAAGCTGATGCTGATACTTTGGAAGCAAAATATGAAAACCAAAAAGCTGAGGAAATCTCTGATGCTAGCCCACCACCTATTGAAGAAATAAATGAATCACTGCCCATCAAGGCATCTGAAACTGAAGTTTTGGAGAGCCAGCAGCCCCAGTTGACATCAAATACTGAATGTGCAGAACTGGAAAAAAGTCAAGAAGTCATTACTACAGAAGCTGATCTGTTGTCCTCACAAGAGAAGGCCAAAATTCAAGGTAGCCCATTAAAAAAACTGTTCAGTAGCTCTGGGTTGAGAAAACTCTCTGGAAAGAAAAGGAAAGGGAAAAAAGAGGATGATGCTAAGGAAGTTACGGCAGAACCCGCCCCAGTTTCACCAGAATCATCAGATGCCGCAGAAGGAGATGGTGGCGACAGTTCACCCTCATCTCCTGATGAGGCAGCAGAAACATCTCCCACAGCAAAAGAATTAGAAGATGCTCCTCAGAATGCAGAAACTGAAGAAGGAACAACATCTGATGGTGAACGAAAGAAAGATGGCATTACGCCATGGGCATCATTCAAAAAACTTGTTACTCCAAAAAGACGTCCAAAGAGGCCATCTGAAAGTGATAAAGAAGATGAGGTTGAAAAGGTAAAGACCTCAACTCTGTCTTCTACTGAAAGCGCTGTTGAAAATTGTTCTGTTGAAAATCAGGACGAAACCAAAGAAAATGTTGAAGAGCAAAAACTAGAAAAAAGCacagaagaaaataaaaaaaaggttgACAGCTCAGTTTCGTGGGAAGCTTTAATATGTGTTGGCTCTTCTAAGAAAAGAGCAAGAAAGACTTCTGATTCAGATGAAGAAGAAATACACAAATCTCAGGAGGAAAACAAGAAAATTGAAGAAGTAGTGCAAACTGTAGAGATTGACTCTGATAGCCCTATTACAAATTCACAAGAACAACAAATTCAAGAAAGCTCATCACCAGATCAGGCAAACAGCCCTACTGACACAGATGGAGTATCTACTTGGCAGTCTTTTAAGAGATTGGTAACCCCGAGACGTAAGTCAAGAACAAGAGCAGAAGACAAAACTGAAGAAACTGCTGTAGTATCGATTGCTGAACAGTCTACATCAGAGGGTGAAGCTGGAAAAGAAGAATCTTGGGTACCATTCAGAAAATTGATTCctgggagaaagaagaaaaagtctGATGGCAAACAGGAACATACTCTTAATAATGAAACTGGCCAAGCAGTAAATGAAGCTGTTGAAGATGATTATGATGAACCTGCAGTAGTTCCTTTGTCAGAATTTGATGCTGCTGAGCAAGAAAAGCTTGATGCCCAGAATTCCTTGGAAGACTCTGTTCCAAATGATGTTTTTGGAGAACAACAAGGGTCATTAGAGAAACCCAGTGAAGAACTTATTCATGCAGTTACCATATCTGTAATAGAGGGAGAAAGAGCAGTTACCAGTCTTGAAGAAAGATCTCCATCTTGGATTAGTGCAGATGTGACAGATACTTTTGAGCATGCAAAGAATACTGAAGAAACCGTGGACAGAATCAAAACAGAAGTGACTGTTGAAGAAACAATTGTGTTTAGCACAGTTTCACAGGTAATGTCAGAAGCACAACATACTTTAATGAATGAAATGGAGTTAACATCAGAAGCTTTAACTGCTCTTGAAGAAGCAATTGAAAACTCATGTGCTGAAGAGACAACTGAAATGCTGTCTGCCGTTTCACAGCTAGGTGAATCTATTGTTTCTACTGAGGAGGCTACACCTGTACCGGAGGAAGATGCTAGTATGCAAAATTTAGAAGAACAAAGGAAGCACACTGATAACATATTACATGCAGCTGCAGAAATGGCAAAGCTCTCAGTTGATGCTCTAAATGCAGGCAACAGTAGCATTTATATTATTAATGATGTTCCACAAAATTTGCAATATGAAGTCAAAGCGGATATTTTGGAATTACAAGAGACTCCATGTCTTCAAAAGAAAATAGAAGTCACTTCAAATGAAAAGGCTATTGAAAATGCTGCTATTTCTCAAATGGAGCAAACTGTTAAAACTGTTCACAGTGCTGCCAATGAACAATTTGTTGTCCATACTTTTGCTGATGAGCAAGACAAAGAAAGTATCTCTATTTCAACAGATGAAATTCTCTTGTTAACCATTGAAAAAAATGGTGGTAGTCTACTGATTTCAGCTGAAGACCAGTTGGTAAAGGAAAAGCTGGAAAGTGATGATGTACAAGGAGACAAATGGCTTCCATCTTTAACAAGGGAGCAGCTTGAGAAATCTTTGTCACCTATTGAAGAACCAGCTACAAAGCAAAACACTGATGAAAATGTCACTGTCTCTACTGATATCCACCCGGAAGAAGTAGTTCCTCTTTTGAAAGAGAGGCAAGTTGAAGAATATACTGCTCTTGTTGCTGCTTCAACTAATGAGGATCCTAAAATTGATGCCCAAATTTCAAATGTGGAAGAGTCTACTGAACAGGTTCATGAGTCAGATGAGAAAAAACCTGAACATGGTGTCTTTGGTATAATTAAGGATCTGCCTATGAATGTCATCCTTGCTTCATCTGCAGAACAAGATAAAGACTTTTTACCTGACATACAAGTTCAAGAAAACAATGATACCACTTTATTTGAGATGAAAGAAACTGTTCCTGTTTTGCCTGATGGGCAGGTCAAAGAAGAAGCTGTTCATATGTTGAATGCATTGCAGAAAGAAAAGTGCATTCTCGTGTCAACAGATGTGCAATTTGAAGAAAGTGCCCCTGTGTCAGAAGAATTGCAAGCCAAAGAAAGTGCCCCTGTGTCAGCTGAGGTGCATGCTGAAGAAAGGACCCCTGTGTCAGCTGTGACTCAAGCTGAAGAAAGTTCTCCTGTGTCAGCTGAGTTGCAAGCTCAAGAAAGTGCCCCTGTGTCAGCTGAGGTGCAAGCAGAAGAAAGTACCCCTGTGCCAGCTGGTGTGCAAGCCGAAGAAAGTACACTTATGTCAGCTGAGGTGCAAGCCGGAGTAAGTGCCCCAGCGTCAGCTGAGGGGCAAGTCGAAGAAAGTGCCCCTGTGTCAGCTAAGGTGCATGCTGAAGATAGTGCCCCTGTGTCAGCTAAGGTGCATGCTGAAGATAGTGCCCCTGTGTCAGCTAAGGTGCATGCTGAAGAAAGTGCACCTGTGTCAGCTGAAGCGCATGCTGAAGAAAGTGCATCTGTGTCAGTTGAAGTGCATACTAAAGAAAGTGCTCTGGTTCAAGCCAAAGAAAGTGCCCCTGTGTCAGCTGAAGTGCAAGCCGAAGAAAGTACCCCTGTGTCAGCTGAAGTGCAAGCCGAAGAAAGTGCCCCTGTGTCAGCTGAAGTGCAAGCCAAAGAAAGTGCCCCTGTATCAGCTGAAGTGCAAGCCGAAGAAAGTGCCCCTGTATCAGCTGAAGTGCAAGCCGAAGAAATTGCCCCTGTGTCAGCTGAAGTACATGCTGAAGAAAGTGCTCCGGTGCAAGCTGAAGAAAGTGCCCCTGAGTCAGCTGAAGTGCATGCTGAAGAAAGTGCCCCTGTGAAAGATGAGGTGCAAGCTGAGGAAAGTGCCTCTGTGTCAGATGAGGTGCAAGctgaggaaagtgcccccatttcagaTGAAGTGCATGCTGAAGAAAGTGCCCCTGTGTCAGCTGAAGTGCACGCTGAAGAAAGTGCCCCTGTGTCAGATGAGGTGCAAGCTGAGGAAAGTGCCTCCGTTTCAGATAAAGTGCAAGCCAAAGAAAGTGCAGCTGCCTCAGATTATGTGAAAGCTGTAGAAAGTGCCCATGTGTCCGATGAAGTGAAAGCTGATGAAAGTGCCTCTGTGTCAGCTGAAGTGCATGCTGAAGAAAGTGCCCCTGTGTCAGATGAGGTGCAAGATGAGGAAAGTGCCCCCGTTTCAGATGAAGTGCAAGCTGAAGAAAGTGCAGCTGCATCAGATTTGATGAAAGCTGTAGAAAGTGCCCATGTGTCAGTTCAGGTGCAAGCTGAGGAAAGCTCCCCTGTATCCGCTGAGTTCAAAGCGGAAGAAATTGCCCCTCTGTCAGCTGAAGTGAAATCTGAAGTGAGTTCCTCTGTGTCATCTGAAGTGCAAGCAAAAGAAAGTGCCACTGTGTCATCTGAGGTGCAAGCCAAAGAGAGTGCCCCTGTGGCAGGTGCAATGAAGGCAGAAGAGAGTGCCCCAGTGTTAGCAGATGTGAAAACTGAAGAAAGTGCCCCTGTGCCAGCTGAGGTACAAGCTCAAGAAACTGCCCCTGTGATAGATGAGTTGCAAACTGAAGGAAATACCCCAGCTGAGGTGCCAGCTGAGCAAAATGTTCCCACTGAGATTAAATCAGAAGTGTCTGTCCCTAAAGTGAAGCTTGAGGAAGTTCTGGTAGCAGCTAAGATACAGAGTGGTGAAGATGCTAGTGCTGAGTTGCCAGCTGTGCATTCTGTGTGCGAAATAAAGATTACAGATGTTCCTTCTGTAAATGAGGTACAGGATACTGAAAGTGTCCCTTTTGTGCCTGTGGCGCAGACTGAACAAAGTGTCCCTTGTGGGACTGAAGAAGTATATAGAATTAAGGCGGAAGTTGGGGACTTACAAAGTGTGACAATTGTAGACCAATTAACCTTAGGTCATGAAAACATTATAGGAGTAAAGGAGGAACTTATCACCACCACTATTCCAGAGTTTGAAAGCTTGGAGGCCAGAAGCTCCTCTGAGCCAGTGACTGCAGCTGCAGTGGAAGAACAGATCTTAGCAGAGACTGTAAAACCTATTGCGACAACAGGAGACATCATAGAGCTTGTTCAATTTGCTGATAACACAAGAGTTGAATGCACTCAAGAAAATTCCATGGGGCTGCAGACCGTTGTTGAGTCTGTCTCTCAGAAAGCTGCAGCTATTGTGGATGCCGCTATAGAAGCAGCTACAAACTGTTTCGTTGTGGATGCTAAAAGTAATGGTGACACACTTGAGGATGCTACGGTAACAGAAAATGGAGACATAACAGAAGAAACTGCTGGCCAATCTATCTACATTGAATCACACAGTATACAAAATGTAATTGAAGTAGCCATAGAAAAAGCAGTAGATATTCATCATGACAATGAAGTTGTCAGTGTAACGCAAAGACAAAGTCAGGAAAATGAGCCTGATCCTGAAGTTCAAGAAAATGTACCTGTGTATGACCCTATCAAAGTTGTGAAAACTGTAGCTTATCGAGAACAACAGAATGCAGAAGGTGTTGATGAGTCTCAAAAAGAAGTATTTGTTATTAGAGTAGAGCTACAAACTAAAGGAAATTCAAAGAAAGACATCACATGTCCGAATCAGAAAAACCAAGCAGACTGTGTACTAAAAAACGATGACCACAAACCATCCGCAGTAGAATGTGACTTACCACAGGGGAGCGATTTGGTGGAACCAGACTCAGCACAGTTAGTACAGAACACAAAGGAAGAAAGCAAGCCATGTGTCCCCAGTTACATCCAGGAAGAGAATATACAAGAAATATCCACTCATACTTCCTTTTCAGAAGTGCATACTCAGGAAAAGTCACAAACTGTGGAATCCTGA